The Biomphalaria glabrata chromosome 1, xgBioGlab47.1, whole genome shotgun sequence sequence atgtcaaaattcaaatttgaaaaaccatcggagtttccctttaatgagGTGACACTGACATGAAACGTTAAAAGTGTTTTTATAAGCacggtgttttgttttttttagtaggtCCGTATGGAGGAACTGTCGTTAACAAAGGGATCTGTTGATCTATCTACGTCTGCTCATGGGACCTTGAACTTAAAGGGTAAAGGTGGCTACCTCGCTCAGGGCTCACTGAACTTGAAGGGTAAAGGTGGCTACCTCGCTCAGGACTCACTGAACTTGAAGGGTAAAGGTGGCTACCTCGCTCAGGGCTCACTGAACTTGAAGGGTAAAGGAGGCTACCTCGCTCAGGGCTCTCTGAACTTGAAGGGTAAAGGTGGCTACCTCGCTCAGGGCTCACTGAACTTGAAGGGTAAAGGTGGCTACCTCGCTCAGGGCTCACTGAACTTGAAGGGTAAAGGTGTCTACCTCTCTCAGGACTCACTGAACTTGAAGGGTAAAGGTGGCTACCTCGCTCAGGGCTCACTGAACTTGAAGGGTAAAGGTGGTTACCTCGCTCAGGGCTCACTGAACTTGAAGGGTAAAGGTGTCTACCTCTCTCAGGACTCACTGAACTTGAAGGGTAAAGGTGGCTACCTCGCTCAGGGCTCACTGAACTTGAAGGGTAAAGGTGGTTACCTCGCTCAGGGCTCACTGAACTTGAAGGGTAAAGGTGTCTACCTCTCTCAGGACTCACTGAACTTGAAGGGTAAAGGTGGCTACCTCGCTCAGGGCTCACTGAACTTGAAGGGTAAAGGTGGTTACCTCGCTCAGGGCTCACTGAACTTGAAGGGTAAAGGTGGCTACCTCTCTCAGGGCTCACTGAACTTGAAGGGTAAAGGTGGCTACCTCGCTCAGGGCTCACTGCTATATTTTCTCGCTTTCCAACTGACCGAGCACGTAAGACAGCAGAAGTCGtttagcagggccggtcttaggccactgaaacctatgcggtcgcagtgggccccgcgccttcataggccccgcgcaaattgtaagtgtaaattattaaatttaacctttataacttataaataataacagggtttccacggcctcctgattttcaggaaatctcctgaaaaggcaaaatgttcgaaaaagtcctggaaatctcctgaaattattaaaatgtcatgaaaaatggacaatattgtcatttttggggtgccaataaataaaaacagcattgtgagctttcatttaataaaaatttattgcaaagacaaaaatattttctaactaaaataatcttaattttgacattatgcttatccctacccagactaagCCCCgcacaatccgtttcgcatatggCCCCGCAAtggctagggccggccctgttgTTCAGGATCTAGATCTGCTCCTAATTGTAATAAATACGTCATTCCAATGGTTATGGAGTGAGTGAGCTGAATAAATTCTGATGTAGACATGGGTAAGGCAAGCGCAGACGAGGTTATATATAAGAAAGTGAACGCTTAAACAGGGGAGACGACTCACAGTATTGTTTTGTACTAGTTTCACGTGTCATTATTTCACTTGTGTTTCTATAAACCACCTCACCTCACCCCTTCACATATCACCTAGTCTAACTATAGGGGAACCACACTTGGCTtcatgtctactagcctcgcttaagtctctactatgatttaggttatttaaaaaagttGACATCTACTTTTTAGAATATAATTCAATACATATGTTACATttaaacagtgatgcccaacctaattcaatctACATCTACAGTGTAGGTAGCcttaccaccgactcattttcttgtctctttttggtaagtATTCcttcgatcctccaatctctaggcgtagtttaacaatcgtTTTATTCCCGCTCAACTCAAGAATGCcggcatatttattttatatgccgtttaaatgttgttttattaaacagccacacttcctttaccaaacaaatatgttggcttatccaaaagtaaagatcctttcacttttcctggtagattctacattaagAAAATCaatttcataaacgcacaaatgtcgAAGATACATCTTTcaactttgtgccgacgttccGACGGGGCGGATAGAGCCACGTcgagggccggatctggcccgcgcgCAAGATTTAAGGCATCACTGTGTTAGAAGACGATTGTTTCTTCATTTTGATGATACGTCAAAACGTcatttctagtctggtgatgATGAATCGTCTGTGAAGCACATTCATACAATTGGCCcaatatgaatttaacttatttgtttctttagatGTAGATAGGGGCATACAGTAAGGTTTTTGATTCGTTGCTTGTGTAGATAGGGGCCTACAGTAAGGTTTTTGATTCGTTGCTTATGTAGATAGGGGCCTACAGTTGCGTAGATAGGAATTTACCATAATTTGGGGGTCCggggagcttgacctctttgagagcccctgcattttgcttaatatttaatatttaatgtaaaaaaaaacacccctaTAGGGGGCCCCCCTGAAGTGGGGGcctggggggattttcaaattgtccccctccctcccccaccttagctacgcctcTGGCCTAGGTCCTCCAATTATATAAGGCTGACCCTGTTTCAAAGCCTTGAATTCTTCTTTCCGAATCAGCATTCAGCGTCCAACTTTTACCaccataaatataaataatgacTCTGTTGATTTAGCAGTTAAAAAGTGAGACTCAGGCATTTACAGTTAGTTTTTCATGAAACAAAGTTTACTTTTcagcaaatgttttaaattaccAGTTTTTATGGAGTGGAGGGAGGTGGGAAGTAGCCTACTTAGCTTgtaagaagaaagagaaagtagcCTCAGTGAAACAAaatggagaagaaaaaaaaagattggttgGCGGAAGGGGAGAGAAATGAGTAAACAACAGAAAGTAAAGCCAACTAATATTATTTGTCACTTGGTTGAATAAGCCGCCGGCAGTTTGTCTTGGACGAAACCAGAATTGAGTTAGTGGAGCCCAAATTGGGAACATCTTTTAGAACTTCTGTTGATGTATGTGGTAGTAAGGAGGAAAAGACTTCTTCCTTATacgaaatttgtcttacaaagtgtgtaaataaagaaatgtagattaattttttttgtgagaCGCTGTCAATCATCTCTGTCAGTCatgactgtaaaaaaaaaatattggctacagaaatacataaataaagacTTGAAAGCGATttaaagaagtaaaataaaatttaaaaaaaaaattattaaagggAAAGCACCGCATAGTCACTGCTCAATAATGCaaggtttatctccccttttatgtaaaacaaaattaattaattaccactaaatgATTAgcttaattgtaatttttttaaaattgattcatgaaCTGTCTCTTAATATGAATAACTGTGCAACTTCGACTTGCTCCGAGACTGGGAAATGGTAGACAAAACGTGTAAAAGAATGCACCCGGACAGAGTGAGTCGAtcaaagctttgaaaaaaacaagGGAAAATCCGTTTCGCTCCGCATGGCGAAATGGCTAGCCTGCATTCTCAAACGCTTGTGCAAGAAAGAATATGAAAGAAACACAGGCCCATATTGTCCTGCCCTatgtctatactataaagtagaatgtaaggcgtatgtatgtatgtatgtatgtatgtgtgtatgtatgtatgtatgtatgtatgtatgtgccgaatagaaataaaaaccgtttgaccaatcttgataaaacttggcataaatgttccttggatactaactggaaccgtgacgtctgtatagtagccctaaaacaaaagtattactatttcatgaatctaggccatgtttaccatatttacatgagacaagatcGAATAGTGTTATGTTTATTTAGATTCTGAATACTGAAGATCTCTAGTTTTCTTTGGGTGAAGGGTTAATTCACAGACTTCTTAACGGCCATTTTGTTTTAACTGTCAGTTTAGAAAGAATATTAAAATGAGGAAATAAAAATTGTCTCATTCATGATTTTATAAAAGTTGGGCCAAAAGTAGGTTTACAGTTACTTTATTATATGTGCAATTTCACAATCACGTTGTAATCTACCCGGAAATcttagaaaatattaaaataatgctGACACCAAAGTTTGTTCTACTTACTCATGTTTTCACAACGTCACACAACATTTATGGGAGAAGTTAATGGACTGAAAGATTACAGTCCTGAAGTATTCGCTGAAAATTGCTTAAGATCGGAACTTATGTCATACTGTTTGTCACAGTGTTCTGAACAGAGTTGAAAAGTGTTGCAGAGTTGAAGGTGAACACTTTgagattaagactaagactgctttattgatccttatggaaatttgttgtgattacaaggactcttttctcacaacacaacagaaacattcacataaatagaacagacacaacataaagagttc is a genomic window containing:
- the LOC129926460 gene encoding spidroin-1-like, which codes for MEELSLTKGSVDLSTSAHGTLNLKGKGGYLAQGSLNLKGKGGYLAQDSLNLKGKGGYLAQGSLNLKGKGGYLAQGSLNLKGKGGYLAQGSLNLKGKGGYLAQGSLNLKGKGVYLSQDSLNLKGKGGYLAQGSLNLKGKGGYLAQGSLNLKGKGVYLSQDSLNLKGKGGYLAQGSLNLKGKGGYLAQGSLNLKGKGVYLSQDSLNLKGKGGYLAQGSLNLKGKGGYLAQGSLNLKGKGGYLSQGSLNLKGKGGYLAQGSLLYFLAFQLTEHM